A segment of the Lolium perenne isolate Kyuss_39 chromosome 3, Kyuss_2.0, whole genome shotgun sequence genome:
tcaatgaaatgaaacgagAATTGTAAAACTATCTATCtcttcaatgaaatgaaacgcaaaagTCTTTTAATTCCCTATAATGAAGTGTATCAAGGCAAAACAAGTGTTGCTGAATCGATCAATTAATTCCCTCGCGCGCGCTTGATGGATGCATGCATCTGTGACTCAATGATCACGGAACAAAACAGAAACTAAACTGCTATGGTGGAAAAACTAAAAAAGAAAAAGTATAACTAAAAGTAGGGGCGATCTGTATAGTATTCAACTACTATATGGGATGGGATGGGATCACACCCTAGATACTTAGTGCTACTACTTTTACATCTCCCAGTTGATGAATTGAACCATGTTAGTGTTGACGTGCTTCTTCCCTCTATTCTATATCTTCCACCCATGTATCTCTCTTTCGAACAAAGTCGCCACTAGTGCATGTTCAGATAAGTGGTTTTGTAGCACCAGGAAAAGAGTAATGGCTTAATTTTTGTGTATTATTAGTTTATTACTGATTACCGTGAATATGGCTGAACTTTTCGTAGCCTTGGAATATCAATTCTTGTGCATGCGCTCATCCCCAGAATTGAAGGTAAAGTACTGTCGTCTGTCGATACATTTTATTTATCATTCTCAAATGCTATTCCGACCTTGTATTGTGAATTTTGTGTGTACATTTTCTCTAGGATAGTTGGATGTGCATCTGGACATAAATAATATCGTACTTTTCACATCCTCTCTGCATGTTCAGCAGCATTGCCGTACGtaccaagagatggaggaggagaaAGGGCCGCCCCGGTATAGTCATCAACAGCAAGAGCCCAAAGAAGCGTTTTCAGTCACACAACAGCGATTGATATCCTCGTCCCCGTCCCTTCTTCTGTCGCCGCAGATTTCTCACCGCCACCGGCGGTAATCCACGCCGTCAGGCACGCCATTCGCACCCCACTCCACTCCCATCCATTGTCATCCATCCCACACCGTGCCCTCTCTGTCCTTGGGTTGCGCCACTGCGGAACAAAGGGGAAAACGAAGACCTAACGCCTGTTCCCAAATCCAATCTTCACCCCTATCATGGCCGGCAAACGTTGCCGGAGCGGGGGTGCTACTTTCCCGACGCCCTTGCCCAAGGTATACGATGGCCCGAACTGCACCGCCCGGCATCGGGCGCTGCTTCTTGACCTCATACACGGTTTTTACGAGGCGGCGCTCGCCCGGCTACCGTTGGAGGAGATGCCGGAGCTGGCCCCTCGGCTCCTGGAAGCCGGCCTCTGTTTCGGCTTCATGGACCCCGTATCCAATATCGTCGTCAACACAGTGTCCTACCGCCAGGCGTCGGCGGGCGGGGAAAAGAAGAGGAGAAAGGGATCTGCCAAGGAGTTGAGAAAGGTGTCTCTTTCTAGGATCGTCACGGACATCAGCAACGTCTCCTCCAGCGATCCGGACCCGGACCTCCTCCCCACCATGAGCGTCGCGGTGAGGTCTCTGCAATGCTTGGTCTCCTTCCTTGTCTGCAGCTTCCGCTACCTCTTCACTGCGACGGCACTTGAGTATCTCCTTCTGGCCAAGGCCGACCTCCTCACCGCCGTGCAGCTGATCCAGCAGGATCGCAACTCTGACGCTTTCAGGGTCGCATCCCCTGTCATCAAAGCTGCCCTCTCATGTGCAGCTCTGGCTGGTTGCCATCCCAAGTCCGAAATCCTCGTGGCTGGGTGGCAGATGATATATCTCCATCTGGACCTGGTCTCTAGTGCCCTGGTGGCAGAGAGCATCATCCCTTGTACCAAAATAAGAGAAATGTACGCCTTGCTCAAGAACCTCCCACAAGAACCAACAAACCAGATGGATCCTTTGAGGCTTGCTACTGACCGAATAGACAGGGAGGTGACTGTGAAGAAGCCGCGAGTCATAGGCCCGAGGATCATGAGGAGCATCCTTTTGGACAGGATCCACGGGTTCTATATTGATGCACTAGCACGCTTGCCGACGGATGGCTTGCAGCGGCGCCTCCACCGTAGTCTCCTCAAAGCAGGgcattgctatggacccatggaggACCCTATCTCCAACATTATTCTCAACACCATCTGGTATGACACGGTCTTTCCTGTGGAAGAAGAGTTTAAGGCAGATGCAATCTTGAGCAGTAGCCTGATACGCATGGCGTGCCGTTCCCTTTATGGCCTTGTCGCCTTCATCAGCACCCACTTCGACAATCTGTCTGACCTTGACGTCCTCTGGTACCTGCTCTTAGCAAATGCTAATCTGGGGCATGCAGTTACAATTTTACAGCAAGATGGACATACTCTCATCGGCGACCGTCGTAAGGCCTATAAGGCTGCAGCGAAAGCAGGATGGCACCCGATTCCTGATGCACAAGTGGAGTTTGCTGTTTCAACAGTGTTGCCCAAGGAGCAGTCATTGCTTCTTCAGGCTGATGGCACTCTATCCTCAGGGGATGTGGAGCTCATCTCCCAGTTTTTGTCAGTACAGCCTTCTCCTTCGGTTGGTTCACTCAAGCCGGTTCCGGCACTTTCCAAGAGGGCATTTAGGATGCTGTTAGGCATGAAGGGAGAACTTGAGGATGAAGAAAGTTCTATCCGCAGAAAGGTTAAAGCAACAATGAAAAAATATGCTCTACTGAGAGCGGTTAGTTCCTTTTACTCTTTTGCTTTCTCACCTATATATGAACTGCTCCTAATTGTTTTGCTCCGTTCATTTACCGTGCTGTACACAGGAAGCTGAATACGAGCTTCATGTTATATGTGGTGTGAATATGAATGTCGTTCATACTGGTAGTTTTAAGATGCATTATGGCTGGCTTCGCAAATGCCCTGTTCTGTACCAGTACTGCCATGTCAACTTCTTGGCAAGACGAAAAGGTTCACGTTCTGCTGTTGAAGTTCCCACTCTCTTCTTCATGGAGTGTACAGTTGATGAAGACGAGAATGATGAACTGGCCTGCTGGCCAGTGGTATCTACAGATGCTGGTATGCTCTATGATTCTCCATTTTTAATATTACTGTCATCAAGGAGTACTGGTGGTGTTACTTGTATTGCTTTGACAAGCACATTGTTGTCGGGGGCATATCAGGTCACTAGCACCCTTTGGGGTGTATTAGTGCACTAGGTCCACCAAATCTCTATTCAAAGGGTCATGAAAATTTGAAAGACATTTAACAGCAAGCACACAAGAAGCGTACACAttattgaaaaaaaaaattcatAATGGAAGAAACTAATTTGATGTTTTAAATGTTGTCACCTTGTTCTCTAAACATGGTCAAACTTAAAACTTTGACTTGGACCAATGCTAAAACAACATACATCGTGGAATTGATGAAGCACAGTTCATAGTTGgaatttttctttttgtttgtaAAGCTGTGGATCAAAACTGCATTTAAAATTTTGtggcatgatatatgtatgttgtATCTATGTTTTATTATTTTTGCTTATTGCTTTTCATGACAAAAGAAACAAATCCCATTGTTCACTCTAGATTTGCATTTGGTAGCAGTCTTAGCTggattttcgtttttgttactcAAGTTGTTGGTTGAATTTTGATTTCGAGTTTCTATGGCAATGGTAGATATGGAGATCACAAAAAAAACCAGAACTTTTCACGACTCCTAGAGGTCTGTCTTGATGACCAAATGCACCAGTGCAGCTATGTGCCCCCATTGATGTTGCCGATGACCATGGTGCACATGGAGGATATTTTTCATTATTCATTTACTGAAGTAATTTCTCTAGTTTGTTCTGTAACAAAAGGTCACTGCGTTTACCGTGAGATGTATGGTGCCAAGATTGTGCATCCAGTCTCTGAAAATTATCATGACTTCCACATGGAGAATATTTATCACTATTCATTTTACTGACTGTTCTCTCGTTTGTTCTTTGACAAAAGGTCGCTGCGTTTACTGTGAGACGTATGGTGCCAAGATTGTGCACCCGGCTTCTGAAAATTATCATGGGAGAGATGCAGACTTTAAGAAAATGGTTCTAGGGGAGCATCCCACTTGGTGGACCAGTGATGACATTGTCATGGATGGCATCAGGGCTAAAGATTCTGTGGGCATACTACAAGAGGATTGCATCTACTTCGATCACCTTAGGGATGCTAAATATGCAAAGCACTTGAATAGCGAAGCTAAGGATGGGGGTGGCCGCCCTAGATTGTGTTGCTGATAGAATTTGTAATTATATATTTATTCGGCATTCTGTTTCTATCATGATGTTATCTAGATGCTCAAATGGTAGAGTAAAGGCTAGTTAAATTTGCCTTTTTATCACTTAACATTCCACATTGCAAATTTCTGAGCAATTGACCTGGTGCTAACTATAAATATTTGTTACAAATTTTTGTTTTGCATGACCTGATGTATTGCTTTCTCAAATCATCACGTCAATATTTGCTAGTTATTTGGCTTGTTGTGCTCGTGAAACAAGAGTAAAGGGGTGTGGTGTTTGGATGGCTCTGCGTGTCTAGTTCAAATTTAAAGTAAATGCCAAATCTGTACCCATCAACCAACAACCACCAAATCTATTATTTTTTCTTTAAAACCTGAAATTGGTTGAAACATACTCAGATGCAATTGTAATTTCATAACTATGAGAGCTGAGCTCTTGCATAACTTTGTATGCCGACAGCAAAAATGAGACCGAACAAAATGAGATTtcatccctctcctctcaactccccATCTCTCCTCTTCTTGTTATCATCTTACCTACCTACTATATCTTCAATTTCACCGTGGGGTCTTTACTGCATTAAGGGATGCTCTAATTTTGTTGCGATCTTGTCCTAGGAAAGTAAAGGAATGGAAATAAAAACTAAATCTTGAAAACAACTCTATACATGCGGTCAGTACAGTAAATCTTGTAGAGTCCAACCCTACACATTAGACAACCCATGCCATGCCAGCGCCTAGGTTCCTGGAAACAGTCAATGCCTGTGCAAAAACAAACAAAATGGATACAGTCAATCGCAGAATCTTAAGTGTCGGGCGTGCCATGCAATCATGTAAAGTAAGGTAGCACAGAAACATAGATGAAGCTTCTATCCTATGTCAGTGTACACCAAAATCCCAAACTCAAACCTGTTTTTCTATGTGCTTATTTTCAACCACCAAGTACCATAACTCTTGGAACATGTGAATAACTTACTATTTTGTGTCCAAACATTGGATTTGCATTGAGAAGCATTATCCAATTATATCCTTTTTGTCCAAACATTGGTCAAATTTGAATCCTATAACGTGTGAGTGCCTGATGGAAGGGGTACTGTCTAGTGGGTGAGACAACGCCACACATGCAGCTTCACATGGGCAAACCATGGTTATTAGCAAGATAATGCACAATTCGAAAATGAATTGCTATTGCTCTATAGTTATGTTCGCTGAAGAACATGCCAATAAATACATTTAAGTTACTACATTTCAATGCCCTCCCGCTAACCAACCCAACAGTGTATACTCTTCACCCAGTAAAATAGGACATAGGTGATCTACCTATGATGGTTAAATTATACTTGATAAAAATATCTATATTTGGTTGTCCAGCCAACAACACGCCTCTTTTCATTAGATCATTAAAATGGGGCCCTTTTGATGGAATGATGAAAAAAAACTCACCAATTCAATAGTAATAAACCTAATTCTTGAAATGACTGTCAAAGTATCACTCAAGGTTTTGCTAGGCTATGACTTGGCCAATGTTGGTAACAACGATAAACTAGAGTGGGCAAAGGGGCATTGGCATGCCAAAAAAATCGGCAAACTTTTCGTATAATTTTTCTTGGCAGCCATCCAAACAAAGACCAAATTTCTGGTCATGAAAAAAAATTTGGTAGAGACATCCACAATATCATAAAGAATATCTCAACACTGACTTCTTAGGATTTTGAAGAAAGTCGCCACCTACTTTTTGCACATTTACCAATCCGTTGCAAAATGCACACATTTCATGACAACTCTACCTAGCACACAAAGGCACTCCTATAAATTTAAAAGCTAGAAAAAGTGTCATGCTAAAATACATAGACTTCTTTAACGCGATGTTTCAACCCCTGTATTTAGTGCAGAGTTTAATCAATTTAATATTTTCTGGGGGAAATGTGTTGTAAAATACTAAGAACCTTCATGCACTACAAAAAAAATATGCATATGTGTATTAAGAGCCTAGAAAATCACTAAGTTTACAATATAGTTTCACCGGTCTATTTTGAGGTTTAGCTAAAGAGGAATGTCTTCAAGAGAAAATTGGGACACTGAAAACCTGAGATGATAGCTCAAGTAACTAAACTGTGCCACGTTAATAAGGCCAAGTTACCGGTACATGAGAACTGCAGCATTGGCTTATCAAATGTAATGCATAATTTGATTATTTTGCATCAAAGGTAGCTGTAGCATGTCCTTGCATTTGGAAATTAGGcaatactagttgaatgcccgtgcttcgccacggCTCAATAAACTGATCCAACTAAAAGAATTAATTGTAAAACACAAAATTTATGCTTAATTAGTTATGCGTTAAATATGTGAAATGCCATATACAACTCATTTTGGTTGTATGATTGGTTACTACGGAAAAAATAACATCAAACTTCCCTAGAGCCTATATAGCACAAATATCAGTGCGGTTGCTACGGGTTCATTTTCTATTATGTGGATGAATCTGGCGTGAGATGAGGCTGACTCCATCTAAGCCAAGCGATCTGAAAGTTGTTGTTGATGACCAGCTTGGGGAGGATGATGGCGCTCAGCTTGTTGCAATGTCGCCTCTTCTTAGACGGCTAGTGTTTCAAtataaacataatttacatagggaataaagtaaaataaaaaaatataataCTAAAAGGTGCATGTAACGCCTGCTACCCTAGCctactcctcgtcatcgtcgAGCACCACAAATTCGGGTATATATCACATAACCTTTAGAAGCACGTATCAAATAACCTTTACAAACAAACTGATTTACACATGAATTATTTGGAGCTTCCGTTCGCTGGCATTGTTGCCAAGCTTCCAAACAGCTCGCTTGGGCGGCACAACACCGGTACCTCCAGCCAGCTTCCCTATCCCTATTATTATTTTTCATAAAAACACGTTTTATGCAAAGTTGGAACTTGTCAATTTTAGAGAAAttttgcctgccaacaatctctgcTCACTTTCTCGAGTCCTTTGTTACCAACCCGCCATTGAGCAACCAGATGGTGCTCCTCACGCTCATTGACCCTGTCAATCTATGTCAAATATCAAAAAAAGAATATACACATGAACTCTCTAGACTTAATAGGTTACATGATTTTTTGCTTTAAAATAGAGATAAATTTTATTACGTGAATTTTCTTTTTAATAAGATAGTTTGTtaaggtttcaaaaaaaaaaaaagatagttTGTTAAGAGGATGGATTTGTTCGGTAAAGACAAGGATATTTAACCTTCAGTCCTTCACTGTGTACAAATTAACATATATTCTTCATCGGAGATATGACAAAATATTAAGTGCATGATAGTTAGAACACCCTGTAAACATCCGATTTAAATATAAATGCTTCCTTTGAGCATACACAAACGCACGGGCATTCTGTTTCGTACCGGATCAAAGAGAATCCTCTGTACTTTAGAGCAAAGTATTAAACCTATGGCAACAAAGAAACCCAGAATGCTTACCAACACAAAAGGATGGTCATCTAAAAAAAAGAGCACAAGGACGACACCACACCATGATTGCTCATCTCCATGTATGTGCATTagagacaccactgcaccatcATGCATTACACCTATAGTATTCGATTGAGCGGAAGAGTGATGAAGAGAGGAAACATGTAGAGCAATATCCCTATCTCTTGATCATATGCATGTTCAGAGCCACCTTCAAAACCATGTCCAACTCCATGTATTATCACACCGGTAATCCATCGTTTGGCATCCATGATGTGGAGAATAGTACCGCACCATCGTGTGACCGAAGGTTGACAGAAGGCACAAACAACTACAAAAGTTCAGATTTGTGGACACCCAAGAAAGCGAAGCTTCCTCCGGTACGCTACGCATGCAGAGCCTGAGCCTCTGATTGttcttggacaaacatcctcggaGTGACTGGTCATACTCTAGTGTGTTCCCATGGAGGCCTCCGCCAGCACGGGAGAGGACAACGTAGGCTGACAGGTACCACCCAGCACAAATAGCTTTAAGTCTGCATTGGAGTCTTGGAGAGCATGGCCTTGAGCCCTTGACCTTGGCTATGCTAGTTTTACCTCCGCCCGCCTTCTTCATGGGCTGGACGCTGGAGCGTGCAGGAAAATTTGAGGGAGCAAGAAGTTACCGCATATGAGAGCCAAAACATTTCCCACGACGTCGCTTCGGTT
Coding sequences within it:
- the LOC127342153 gene encoding uncharacterized protein, with protein sequence MAGKRCRSGGATFPTPLPKVYDGPNCTARHRALLLDLIHGFYEAALARLPLEEMPELAPRLLEAGLCFGFMDPVSNIVVNTVSYRQASAGGEKKRRKGSAKELRKVSLSRIVTDISNVSSSDPDPDLLPTMSVAVRSLQCLVSFLVCSFRYLFTATALEYLLLAKADLLTAVQLIQQDRNSDAFRVASPVIKAALSCAALAGCHPKSEILVAGWQMIYLHLDLVSSALVAESIIPCTKIREMYALLKNLPQEPTNQMDPLRLATDRIDREVTVKKPRVIGPRIMRSILLDRIHGFYIDALARLPTDGLQRRLHRSLLKAGHCYGPMEDPISNIILNTIWYDTVFPVEEEFKADAILSSSLIRMACRSLYGLVAFISTHFDNLSDLDVLWYLLLANANLGHAVTILQQDGHTLIGDRRKAYKAAAKAGWHPIPDAQVEFAVSTVLPKEQSLLLQADGTLSSGDVELISQFLSVQPSPSVGSLKPVPALSKRAFRMLLGMKGELEDEESSIRRKVKATMKKYALLRAEAEYELHVICGVNMNVVHTGSFKMHYGWLRKCPVLYQYCHVNFLARRKGSRSAVEVPTLFFMECTVDEDENDELACWPVVSTDAGRCVYCETYGAKIVHPASENYHGRDADFKKMVLGEHPTWWTSDDIVMDGIRAKDSVGILQEDCIYFDHLRDAKYAKHLNSEAKDGGGRPRLCC